ACATGTTGCTTCCAATAGCACTGTACTTTGTAATTAGCCTTGACGTTGGTGTTTTGGATCTAAAAAGCACCTGGAAAATTGTAGCTTTTAAAATCACATCTCTAATTTCAGCGTTCTTGTATTTCGTAGTAATCGTCTTTTCACAGACCAGATCTGAATATTTAGCACTTGTAATCGAGTTTATCATAATAGTAGGTGTTTATATAATTTACATCAGAAAAAGGCAAGATAACTTTGCAAAGACACTTGAAAAAACCGCACCCCATATTTTGAAAAAACTAATGATCTTTAGAAAAGTAGCTATTTCTGTATTTCTCGCACTTGTTATTTTAACAGTAATTATATACAATGTCCCAACACCGTTTAATAACTACGGAAAATTCACCATGGCAAATCGATTTAGTGCAATGGCATCGGTTTCAGGGAGAGACGAAAGGTTCTTATCTTGGTTTTCGACGATCTACATTTGGAAAAACCATAAACTACTCGGTCAAGGTATAAGTACATACCAAGTATACGGGTTGTATGGTATTTCCGATTTGATTGAAGAGCATCCTGAATACAATTACGGATGGAACAATTTCAAAAGAGCACACAATGATTATTTTCAAATACTTAGTGAAACTGGTATTTTAGGATTATCGGCTATCATTATCATGCTAGTACTCTTAGTATTATACGTAACAAAGAACATTAAAAACATTCAGGAAAAGGACGACCTGGTATTGTTCTGCATGTTAGTTTTAAGTGGTGTAGTTTTTGCTTTTCAAAGCTTTTTCAGCTTTCCTGGCCATCTCTTACCGAATGCACTACTTGCGAACTTTGTCATCAGCGTCGGATTGGGAAGATATTTTAATAAAGTTAACGGCAAAGAATATATCTTGAAAGGAAAGAAAAGCATTATAATAGCTTTGATCTTAGTAATTATTGTTTGTGTATCAACTTACCTAAGGTGGAACCACTTTATATCAGAGGTTTACTTTAGAAACGGTAACGTAGCGTTTAACACATTGTCAGCTTTAAGAGAAGAACAGAACAAAGTAGAGTATTATCTAAAGCAACTAGAGAAAATGGAAAACGATCTAAACAATTTCTCCGGAGGATTTGAACAATTATCACCAGAAAACTGGCACAAAATCAAAAAGGCTGAGGCACAAAAATTTGGAACTCATTACAATGAAATGCAATCAGAAAGTGAGAGGCAAAGCTACATTTCCAAGCTTAGAGAACAGATAAACGACAAAAAAACTTACTTGTTAGACCGTCAAAAAAATCTTCCCAATGAAATTGAAGAACAATATGAAATTGCGAAATACAATCTACTAAAAAGCATCAAATTGAACCCTACTTACGGCAAATCTCATTTTTATCTTGCCGCCCTTGCTGTTGATCCAATTAGAATTCAAGAACTTAGAACTTTACTTTCCAAAGATCCAGATCTGGTACTAAACCAAAAAGCCGATGAGCTTCAAAAGATCATCCCGGACAAATTTAGATATAACTATTACAATATATTATCTGACTATCTGAAAAAGAATAAGAACTTCTTAGAAAATATTGATTTAGCAAGCATCCAGGCAATCATTGACTCAGCAAGCCTCTACGAGTTATCCTTACAAACATTTACTGAAAGAAATGCATTCAGAGCTATCGCAATGAGGTATAACTCCTTGTACAAATTAAACATGAACTTACTTGAAAACATAAAAGACAGTGAACTTGGGAAAAAACTGGCAGGCTACCAATCATTGTTTTTCAACAAATACGCCACGTGGGTTAGGAAAACAATAGATATAATGCCAGGGGGGTGGAATAGATTTCCAGATTGGAAAAACTTAGATATTGAGCAATCCTCTGCTGGTCAAGATATATATCGATACTTTGCTGATATAACAGCTGGAACATTGAATCCAGTAAACGTAGAGTCCCGCGAACTTATTGTTGATTTAGCTAAAAAAGAAATTGAGGTATGCAAGTACATGGAATTAAAAGGTGTATGGGGAGTTCCAGATGGAATACTGGATCATCTCCACGTACTGGCAAGGGAGTACCAAGGAATAAATGAGTATCAAGAAAGCGTGTACACATATCAACAGATTTTAGAGTGGTATAAAGAAAGCTATGAATACCTATCAAAAAAGGCAAGCGATGTCAAAAGTATTCGAGAAAAATACAACAACTTTATTGAATCCATAAAAGAAAAACTCGACTATATATTAGCTTCCGAAGAAAAAGGTTATCTATCTAACAGCTTTACTCCAATATTCGTTGATAGGCTTAAGCAAATATTCGAAAAATTCCATAAGCAAGATTTCAAAAGCATAGAAAAAAGCTACGTTGACGAAATGTCAAGAATACCATTGGAAACCTGGAGAGATTTGAATAAACTAAGTGTTTGGAAAGCAATTGCAAAAAGCGAGATAGATGACTTAAAAAACCAAATAAACTCATTTGCCTTATCCGAAGATGCTCAAAAAGAATTGGAGGACTTGTTTGAATCAGTAATTAATTTACCCCAAATATTAATCTACGAAAGATATCTAAGATTCACAGCACATTATCAATTAATAAAAGAAGAGTTCAAAGAAACAGTGCGAAAACTCCTAACATTCTATAAAGATAAGAAAGAAGAACAAGTTTTATCGGATTGGTCCGAAGTAACTTTTAACGCACCAACATACTCAAGTAAAGCCGAAGTCATGAAGTATCTTAAAGAACTCTTGGAAAAGTATAAATAGTTATCATACAAAACCCTGCTTAATGCAGGGTTTTTACTTGTCATTTAAATCACAAATAAGAATCCGATTTTTACTTCTTCCACATTTTTTTCATGTGTGATATAATATTTAGTACAAGTGAATTATTTCTCATATAACTATCTTTCTAAGGTGGAGGAGTCAGCTCTGACACCAAGGAAAGGGGTAATACCTAGGCAATTATCCCTTTCCTAATCAACAATTTGGAAAGGGATTTTTTCTTTGGAGGTGTTTACATGTTACCATCTGGAGGATTTAGGAAGTACATATCCATAGTTGGAAGGCGAAACGTAGGTAAATCCTCTTTCATGAATGCATTAACTGGACAAGACATATCTATAGTGAGCGATACTCCAGGTACAACAACAGATCCTGTACATAAAGCAATGGAACTCTATCCGCTTGGACCTGTGACACTCATAGATACACCTGGACTTGACGATGTTGGAGAACTTGGCGAAAAGAGAATACAAAAGGCACTAAAGGCATTCTACAAATCCGATGCTGGAATTTTGGTCACTGACGACTTTCCTAGTGAATACGAAAAGAGAATTGTTCAACTATTTAGAGAACTTGAGATTCCGTTCATCATTGTCGTTAACAAAGAAGACATTTTATGTGAAAAAGCATCCTTAATTTCGGACGAATACAGAAACCTTTTTGGTACAACCACATTCACTGTAAGCTCTACAAAAAAGAAGGGTTTTGATGACATTGGAAAAGCCCTAAATTCGATAATCCCCTCCGATGAAGAAATACCATTTATACCTGATTTTATTGGTGGTGGAGATATAGTTGTGCTTGTGGTCCCAATTGATCTCGGCGCACCAAAAGGAAGACTAATAATGCCGCAAGTGCACGCGATAAGGGAAATTCTCGATAGAGAAGCTGCCGCAATAGTTGTCAAAGAAAGAGAACTAAGGTATACACTTGAAAAACTTAACGAAAAACCAAAATTAGTTATAACAGATTCTCAGGCAATAATGAAAGTTGTCTCTGACGTACCTGATGACGTTCCTTTAACAACTTTTTCCATACTCGAAGCTCGTTACAGAGGAGATCTTGATTATTTCATAAAAAGTGTTCACAAAATTGAAGAATTACAAGAATCAGACACTGTGTTAATAATGGAAGGTTGCACTCATAGACCTTTAACGGAAGACATAGGAAGAATAAAAATTCCTCGTTGGCTCACTAATCACATAGGTGTTAACCTTAACATAAAAATCTGGGCTGGAGTAGACATGCCAGAATATGAAGAGATATCTGATGTAAAGCTTGTAATTCACTGTGGAGGTTGTGTGAACACGAGAAATCAAATGATGAGAAGAGTACGCATGTTCAAAAGACTTGGTATCCCAATGACAAATTACGGTATAACAATATCTTACATACATGGAGTACTTGATAGAGTTATTAAGCCGTTGGTAATTTAGGTGGTGGTATAAGATGTACAGAATAGAAGAAGATTACCTTGGAAAACTTGAAATACCGGAAGATGCATATTACGGAATTGCCACAGCAAGGGCACTCAAATTATTCCCATCAACAGGTGAAAAACTTGATGAAAACTTCATTTGGGCTTACTTCATGATCAAAAAAGCCGCATGTGTACTGAACTACGAACTTGGTTATCTTCCATCAGACATCTACAAATCGATAAACCAATCATGTGACGAATGGAATTTATTAAAAACACACATTGTTGTTGATCCATTATCCGGCGGTGCTGGAACATCTGTAAATCTAAACATCAATGAAGTAATAGCAAACCGTTCAACAGAATTACTAGGTGGCAAAAAGGGTCAGTACATAGTAGATCCATACAATCACGTCAACTTACATCAATCAACAAACGACACGTTTGTAACGGCAGGGAAAATAGCAACAATTGTTAAGCTTAGAAAATTAGAAGAACAGATCATCAAACTCCAGGAATCAATCCAAACCAAAGAGAAAGAATTCTATAAAATACGTACAGTAGCAAGAACGCAGCTAATGGATGCTGTTCCTATACTCATGGGTCAGCAATTTGGTGCATGGGCCGATGCAATAGCCAGAGACAGATGGAGACTCAATAAAGTAGAAGAACGAATAAGAAGCGTAAACATAGGCGGTACAGCAATAGGAACAGGAATAGGTGCACCAAAAGAATACATACTAAAAATAGTGGATACACTTCGTCAAATAACAAATGTCAAAATAGCCAAAGCAGAGAATTTGATTGATGCAACTCAAAACCTTGACGTATTTTCAGAAGTACATGGATTACTTAAATCCCTTGCCGTAAATCTCTACAAAATATCTAACGACATCAGATTGCTTGGTAGTGGTCCGAACACAGCTATAGGAGAACTTGAACTTCCCAAATTACAAATCGGAAGTACAATAATGCCTGGAAAAATTAATCCAGTTATACCTGAATACGTAATGCAAATTGCCTTGACAATCTTTGGTCACGATGAAATAGTGACACATGCGTGTGCACAAGGAAATCTTCAACTAAATCAGTTTTCTCCAATAATTGTGCACTATACACTTAAATCACTAACACTTTTGACAAACGCATGCAATGCCTTAAAAGATTACATTTTACAAATAAAAGCAATAGAAGAAAATTGCCAAAAACACTTATTAAGTTCTATGTCCAATCTAACACCATTGATAAACTATTTTGGTTACGAAAAAGTCTCGCAAGCAATCAAAAACTCTGGTAACAACATAGAAAAAGCTATCGAAAAACTTGCCGAACAAGAGGGGATAGATAAACAAGAATTAATGACAAAATTAAACATAAGTAACATGACAAAGCTTGGTTATAGATAGGACACCCCGATAATCACCTAAAGTCTTAAACCAAAACTCTCAACATGTTTACTTAGACTAAAACTACAAGGTATAAATAATTTTTCCATGACGCTACTATATTCCCAATAAACCAGCTCTAAAATTAACATATGAACCTTCTAACCCCAAGTGAAA
This DNA window, taken from Fervidobacterium sp., encodes the following:
- a CDS encoding O-antigen ligase family protein, translating into MLSIFEEALWYATIPLVALFAHRDYTYEFSTPKYAILCVSVTLLGFYLFSRVIKTKEFKFFTTPIHWVWLAFSMISLLSTINTYKDNRFFFRQAIDIALYLFLNVLISFYLSSRLERKENIIKFLFLFVLTGLFISINAILNFYTGFDIFLGEVGKPFERASIKANIGNVIFVSNYLNMLLPIALYFVISLDVGVLDLKSTWKIVAFKITSLISAFLYFVVIVFSQTRSEYLALVIEFIIIVGVYIIYIRKRQDNFAKTLEKTAPHILKKLMIFRKVAISVFLALVILTVIIYNVPTPFNNYGKFTMANRFSAMASVSGRDERFLSWFSTIYIWKNHKLLGQGISTYQVYGLYGISDLIEEHPEYNYGWNNFKRAHNDYFQILSETGILGLSAIIIMLVLLVLYVTKNIKNIQEKDDLVLFCMLVLSGVVFAFQSFFSFPGHLLPNALLANFVISVGLGRYFNKVNGKEYILKGKKSIIIALILVIIVCVSTYLRWNHFISEVYFRNGNVAFNTLSALREEQNKVEYYLKQLEKMENDLNNFSGGFEQLSPENWHKIKKAEAQKFGTHYNEMQSESERQSYISKLREQINDKKTYLLDRQKNLPNEIEEQYEIAKYNLLKSIKLNPTYGKSHFYLAALAVDPIRIQELRTLLSKDPDLVLNQKADELQKIIPDKFRYNYYNILSDYLKKNKNFLENIDLASIQAIIDSASLYELSLQTFTERNAFRAIAMRYNSLYKLNMNLLENIKDSELGKKLAGYQSLFFNKYATWVRKTIDIMPGGWNRFPDWKNLDIEQSSAGQDIYRYFADITAGTLNPVNVESRELIVDLAKKEIEVCKYMELKGVWGVPDGILDHLHVLAREYQGINEYQESVYTYQQILEWYKESYEYLSKKASDVKSIREKYNNFIESIKEKLDYILASEEKGYLSNSFTPIFVDRLKQIFEKFHKQDFKSIEKSYVDEMSRIPLETWRDLNKLSVWKAIAKSEIDDLKNQINSFALSEDAQKELEDLFESVINLPQILIYERYLRFTAHYQLIKEEFKETVRKLLTFYKDKKEEQVLSDWSEVTFNAPTYSSKAEVMKYLKELLEKYK
- the hydF gene encoding [FeFe] hydrogenase H-cluster maturation GTPase HydF — protein: MLPSGGFRKYISIVGRRNVGKSSFMNALTGQDISIVSDTPGTTTDPVHKAMELYPLGPVTLIDTPGLDDVGELGEKRIQKALKAFYKSDAGILVTDDFPSEYEKRIVQLFRELEIPFIIVVNKEDILCEKASLISDEYRNLFGTTTFTVSSTKKKGFDDIGKALNSIIPSDEEIPFIPDFIGGGDIVVLVVPIDLGAPKGRLIMPQVHAIREILDREAAAIVVKERELRYTLEKLNEKPKLVITDSQAIMKVVSDVPDDVPLTTFSILEARYRGDLDYFIKSVHKIEELQESDTVLIMEGCTHRPLTEDIGRIKIPRWLTNHIGVNLNIKIWAGVDMPEYEEISDVKLVIHCGGCVNTRNQMMRRVRMFKRLGIPMTNYGITISYIHGVLDRVIKPLVI
- a CDS encoding aspartate ammonia-lyase, whose amino-acid sequence is MYRIEEDYLGKLEIPEDAYYGIATARALKLFPSTGEKLDENFIWAYFMIKKAACVLNYELGYLPSDIYKSINQSCDEWNLLKTHIVVDPLSGGAGTSVNLNINEVIANRSTELLGGKKGQYIVDPYNHVNLHQSTNDTFVTAGKIATIVKLRKLEEQIIKLQESIQTKEKEFYKIRTVARTQLMDAVPILMGQQFGAWADAIARDRWRLNKVEERIRSVNIGGTAIGTGIGAPKEYILKIVDTLRQITNVKIAKAENLIDATQNLDVFSEVHGLLKSLAVNLYKISNDIRLLGSGPNTAIGELELPKLQIGSTIMPGKINPVIPEYVMQIALTIFGHDEIVTHACAQGNLQLNQFSPIIVHYTLKSLTLLTNACNALKDYILQIKAIEENCQKHLLSSMSNLTPLINYFGYEKVSQAIKNSGNNIEKAIEKLAEQEGIDKQELMTKLNISNMTKLGYR